A DNA window from Anastrepha obliqua isolate idAnaObli1 chromosome 5, idAnaObli1_1.0, whole genome shotgun sequence contains the following coding sequences:
- the LOC129248993 gene encoding uncharacterized protein LOC129248993 — MQKAVKEYWFVRKNPNHQQQKIKPFSNPCKRYHVDTYLTIPIQQQQRAVLLIALILLQHVDLYMSHHIPANKRTSQNNDSSRDDAHYLRNRAHANGDSIGYTTAESDIAENINHRDTRSSEVGMKKRRIESGQPEEIFSFDDRIEANYDEYPMVVPKRAALLLDRLMVALHHALEQERSKISDFYAERNDKYVNSKEGNAPSSDDETEQVSANHMYSDDDPSVMMDYDFKDLNSINRATGETLMAKSFQRRGGMSSELGSGLGNAEGVAMLTAAARTDANAGGLGGGVGRSGIGNGGRMYWRCYFNAVSCF; from the exons ATGCAGAAAGCAGTCAAAGAATATTGGTTCGTACGTAAAAATCCAAATCACCAACAACAGAAAATTAAGCCCTTTTCAAATCCTTGCAAACGTTATCACGTCGATACCTATCTCACTATACccatacaacaacagcaacgggCTGTACTTTTAATTGCACTCATATTGTTGCAACATGTTGACTTGTACATGAGTCATCACATACCAGCAAATAAGCGAACATCTCAGAATAATGATAGCAGTCGTGATGACGCGCACTACCTACGAAATCGAGCACATGCAAATGGCGACAGCATTGGTTATACCACCGCCGAGAGCGATATTGCAGAAAATATTAACCATAGAGACACACGAAGTAGTGAAGTTGGAATGAAAAAACGTCGTATTGAGAGTGGACAGCCTGAGGAGATTTTTAGTTTTGACGATCGCATCGAAGCCAATTATGATGAGTATCCG ATGGTGGTACCAAAACGAGCTGCTCTTTTGCTTGACCGACTTATGGTTGCGCTTCATCACGCACTTGAGCAGGAGCGTAGCAAAATAAGCGATTTCTATGCAGAACGCAATGATAAATACGTCAATTCGAAGGAGGGGAATGCTCCTAGTAGCGATGATGAGACCGAGCAAGTGAGTGCAAATCATATGTATAGTGACGACGATCCCTCGGTTATGATGGACTACGATTTCAAAGATTTGAACTCGATAAATCGCGCCACTGGCGAAACT TTAATGGCAAAGAGCTTTCAGAGAAGAGGAGGCATGAGTTCGGAGTTAGGCAGCGGCCTGGGTAATGCCGAAGGTGTAGCAATGCTGACGGCAGCGGCAAGGACAGATGCGAATGCCGGTGGGTTAGGCGGCGGTGTTGGGCGCAGTGGAATTGGCAATGGTGGACGTATGTACTGGCGTTGCTACTTCAATGCAGTAAGCTGCTTCTAG